A single Roseisolibacter agri DNA region contains:
- a CDS encoding ABC transporter permease, which translates to MSVVDAMRYRLGVLRRALFDRQGWRREMDEELGFHLALEEMQQRHAGATPDDARRAALRRLGDPRRVRERLVDASGISAVDALRQDVRFAVRTLRARPGFTLVAVLTLAIGLGANVAIYSAVDALLLRQLPFAAPHELMQVSLTRPARGDRPARDDAPWSYPKFRVLRDAQTVFRDLTLYQGMPYTIRVGAGEPERVRGELVDSRYLPTLGIVPLVGRNLAPEEDRAADGPRVALISETLWRTRFDADPAAIGRALTVAGQPYTVVGVLPAGFRGLSGEADVLVPILSQSSAEIEEPWSHGYTLVARRRPGVSEAEAAAAVETLGARVDAAYPDPGGGGAWHDGAAARPLDATRVDPTLRRALFVLSGAVGLVLLITCANVANLLLVRAAGRRREIAVRLAIGAGRGRLVRQLLTESVLLALLGGAAGVLVAWWGVHALAAIDPAQSLRLASYSDLRMVSFAGIRLDRSALAFAAALALGTGVLFGLVPALQATRPSLTGALKDGAPGGGRPGQRAATRTVFAVAEVALALVLLAGSGLMLRSLGKLLDVDPGMRPERMLTLRFDPRAVTERDSFPAVFDRVLARVGALPGVTGVTLQDCPPLNGGCNGTALVRRDRPAPRDGEEGPDVGVHWITPEWPRVMGVPLQRGRAFTAADRRGARKVVLVSARTAQTFWPGEDPIGKPVSVGQGGFWNDTATVVGVVGDVRYGTLDSLPRPDVYLPYAQSPNGRAMLFVRTAGDPLAQVGAVRRALLDAAPGSPAFDVRTMEDRVGAMMAFQRFGATLLALFAAVALVLATLGVYGVVSFAVAQRTREIGVRVALGATRRDVVRLVVRGGVAIAVAGAAIGLVAALAATRVLRSLLFDVAPSDPATFAAIVALLGGAVVLASWLPARRAAGVAPTEALREA; encoded by the coding sequence ATGTCCGTCGTCGATGCGATGCGCTACCGGCTGGGCGTCCTCCGCCGCGCGCTGTTCGACCGGCAGGGATGGCGCCGCGAGATGGACGAGGAGCTGGGCTTCCACCTGGCCCTCGAGGAGATGCAGCAGCGCCACGCCGGCGCGACCCCCGACGACGCGCGGCGCGCGGCGCTGCGCCGCCTGGGCGACCCAAGGCGCGTGCGCGAGCGCCTGGTCGACGCGAGCGGCATCAGCGCCGTCGACGCGCTGCGGCAGGACGTGCGCTTCGCGGTCCGCACGCTGCGCGCGCGCCCGGGCTTCACGCTCGTCGCCGTGCTCACGCTGGCGATCGGCCTCGGCGCCAACGTCGCGATCTACAGCGCGGTCGACGCGCTGCTGCTGCGCCAGCTCCCGTTCGCGGCGCCGCACGAGCTGATGCAGGTGAGCCTCACGCGGCCCGCGCGCGGCGACCGCCCCGCCCGCGACGACGCGCCCTGGTCCTACCCCAAGTTCCGCGTGCTGCGCGACGCGCAGACGGTGTTCCGCGACCTCACGCTCTACCAGGGGATGCCGTACACGATCCGCGTCGGCGCCGGGGAGCCGGAGCGCGTGCGCGGTGAGCTCGTGGACTCGCGCTACCTGCCGACGCTCGGCATCGTGCCGCTCGTCGGCCGCAACCTCGCGCCCGAGGAGGACCGCGCCGCGGACGGTCCGCGCGTCGCGCTCATCTCCGAGACGCTCTGGCGCACGCGCTTCGACGCGGATCCCGCCGCGATAGGACGCGCGCTCACGGTCGCGGGCCAGCCGTACACCGTCGTCGGCGTCCTGCCCGCCGGCTTCCGTGGCCTCAGCGGCGAGGCCGACGTGCTGGTGCCGATCCTCAGCCAGTCGTCGGCCGAGATCGAGGAGCCGTGGAGCCACGGCTACACGCTGGTCGCGCGGCGGCGCCCGGGCGTGTCGGAGGCGGAGGCCGCGGCCGCGGTGGAGACGCTGGGCGCGCGCGTGGACGCGGCGTACCCCGATCCCGGCGGCGGCGGCGCGTGGCACGACGGCGCCGCCGCCCGCCCCCTCGACGCCACGCGCGTGGACCCGACGCTGCGCCGCGCGCTGTTCGTGCTCTCGGGCGCGGTGGGGCTCGTGCTGCTGATCACGTGCGCGAACGTCGCCAACCTGCTGCTCGTGCGCGCGGCGGGGCGCCGCCGCGAGATCGCGGTGCGCCTGGCGATCGGCGCGGGGCGCGGGCGCCTCGTGCGCCAGCTCCTCACCGAGAGCGTGCTGCTCGCGCTCCTCGGCGGCGCGGCGGGCGTGCTGGTGGCGTGGTGGGGGGTGCACGCGCTGGCGGCCATCGATCCGGCGCAGTCGCTGCGCCTCGCCAGCTACTCCGATCTGCGGATGGTGAGCTTCGCGGGCATCCGCCTCGATCGCAGCGCGCTCGCCTTCGCGGCGGCGCTGGCGCTCGGCACGGGCGTGCTGTTCGGGCTCGTGCCCGCGCTGCAGGCGACGCGGCCGTCGCTCACCGGCGCGCTCAAGGACGGCGCGCCTGGCGGCGGGCGCCCGGGGCAGCGCGCCGCGACGCGCACCGTGTTCGCCGTCGCGGAGGTCGCGCTGGCGCTCGTGCTGCTGGCGGGATCGGGGCTGATGCTGCGCAGCCTCGGCAAGCTGCTGGACGTCGATCCGGGCATGCGTCCGGAGCGCATGCTGACGCTGCGCTTCGATCCGCGCGCGGTGACCGAGCGCGACTCGTTCCCGGCGGTGTTCGACCGCGTGCTGGCGCGCGTGGGCGCGCTGCCCGGCGTGACGGGCGTGACGCTGCAGGACTGCCCGCCGCTCAACGGCGGCTGCAACGGCACGGCGCTCGTGCGCCGCGACCGCCCCGCGCCGCGCGACGGCGAGGAGGGCCCGGACGTCGGCGTGCACTGGATCACGCCCGAGTGGCCGCGGGTGATGGGCGTGCCGCTGCAGCGCGGACGCGCGTTCACGGCCGCGGACCGCCGCGGCGCGCGCAAGGTCGTGCTGGTGAGCGCGCGCACCGCGCAGACGTTCTGGCCCGGCGAGGACCCGATCGGCAAGCCGGTGAGCGTGGGGCAGGGCGGCTTCTGGAACGACACCGCGACGGTCGTCGGCGTCGTGGGCGACGTGCGCTACGGCACGCTCGACTCGCTGCCGCGCCCCGACGTCTACCTGCCGTACGCGCAGTCGCCGAACGGCCGCGCGATGCTGTTCGTGCGCACCGCGGGCGATCCGCTGGCGCAGGTGGGCGCGGTGCGGCGCGCGCTGCTGGACGCGGCGCCCGGCTCGCCCGCGTTCGACGTGCGCACGATGGAGGACCGCGTCGGGGCGATGATGGCGTTCCAGCGCTTCGGCGCGACGCTGCTGGCGCTGTTCGCCGCGGTCGCGCTCGTGCTGGCGACGCTCGGCGTCTACGGCGTGGTGTCGTTCGCGGTCGCGCAGCGCACGCGCGAGATCGGCGTGCGCGTGGCGCTCGGCGCGACGCGCCGCGACGTCGTGCGGCTGGTGGTGCGCGGCGGGGTCGCGATCGCGGTCGCGGGCGCGGCGATCGGGCTGGTGGCCGCGCTGGCGGCGACGCGCGTGCTGCGCTCGCTGCTGTTCGACGTCGCGCCGTCGGACCCGGCGACGTTCGCGGCCATCGTCGCGCTGCTGGGCGGCGCGGTGGTGCTGGCGAGCTGGCTTCCCGCGCGCCGCGCCGCCGGCGTCGCGCCCACCGAGGCGCTGCGCGAGGCCTGA
- a CDS encoding SDR family NAD(P)-dependent oxidoreductase: MVVLITGVGREGQVGESVARAFAAHGARLALVDRTAAQAERQAAALRAEGHEAHGFGCDLADVEQVDAMIAQVHAIVGDVDALVCAAGGFAPTGPLDETAVEDIERQLGINLKTAVLATRAALPMLRRTRGSIVYFGSAAVLPGATGGGMLAYAMAKSGVLALMRAVAEDERAHGVRANAVAPTSIRTAANVAAMGDRADYVSREEVAASVLWLCSDAARAVTGQVLRLG, encoded by the coding sequence GTGGTAGTCCTCATCACAGGCGTCGGCCGCGAAGGCCAAGTGGGTGAATCGGTAGCGCGCGCGTTCGCGGCGCATGGCGCTCGTCTCGCCCTCGTCGACCGCACCGCCGCGCAGGCCGAGCGGCAGGCGGCCGCGCTGCGTGCGGAGGGGCACGAGGCGCACGGCTTCGGCTGCGACCTGGCGGACGTCGAGCAGGTGGACGCGATGATCGCGCAGGTGCACGCGATCGTCGGCGACGTCGACGCGCTGGTGTGCGCGGCGGGCGGCTTCGCGCCCACCGGCCCGCTCGACGAGACCGCGGTCGAGGACATCGAGCGCCAGCTCGGCATCAACCTGAAGACCGCGGTGCTGGCGACGCGCGCCGCGCTGCCGATGCTGCGGCGCACGCGCGGGAGCATCGTCTACTTCGGCTCCGCGGCCGTGCTGCCCGGCGCGACCGGCGGCGGCATGCTCGCCTACGCGATGGCCAAGAGCGGCGTGCTGGCGCTGATGCGCGCCGTGGCCGAGGACGAGCGGGCGCACGGCGTGCGCGCCAACGCCGTCGCGCCCACCAGCATCCGCACCGCCGCCAACGTCGCGGCGATGGGCGACCGCGCGGACTACGTGTCGCGCGAGGAGGTGGCCGCGTCGGTGCTCTGGCTCTGCTCCGACGCGGCCCGCGCGGTCACCGGCCAGGTGCTGCGGCTCGGCTGA
- a CDS encoding glycosyltransferase family 39 protein, giving the protein MRSGRPSARATRQVGPPDVAPTAGTVARLPLLALAAAAVVLHVVVNRVSVYGLHRDELLYLAMGRHLRFWGMDFPPGIAVLAETTRALLGDTDGALRAGPALAHAALVLLAGLLASALRGGRGAQLLAAVAVLASPLFLRAGHLFQPLVFDQLWWTLALLALVHIGRAASEGVDPARPSSDASWTTPGGRRRRLAWSARSGQWLSHATASPWMLLGLAGGLGLLTKFSILFLGAAVAAALVVGPLRRSLLTVRPWLALAVALLVGAPSIVGQLRLGWPVLGQMRELRGTQLVHVGALDFLGGQLLLGPAVLLAVLGVWTLLAARWTRGARTAGLACAFAFALLLALRGKAYYVAPVYPLLFAAGAVALEQGTRGWRLRRSGAAPRLRIAGALIVAYGLVTLPVALPMLPPAATARWAATLGVDAATRTNTGQSLALPQDFADMLGWPELAATVAEAYAALPDSARADVAVLAGNYGQAGALEFYGPRVGLPPVVSPAGSYWFFGPGDRVADPVLTVGVPEAALRGRCTRVVPLGVVRHADTRWLVPEERDVPLFLCEGPNPSLRASWRTLKSE; this is encoded by the coding sequence GTGCGCTCGGGGCGTCCGTCCGCGCGCGCGACGCGCCAGGTGGGCCCGCCCGACGTCGCGCCCACCGCCGGCACCGTCGCGCGCCTGCCCCTGCTCGCGCTCGCGGCGGCCGCGGTGGTGCTGCACGTCGTCGTCAACCGCGTCAGCGTCTACGGGCTGCACCGCGACGAGCTGCTCTATCTCGCGATGGGCCGCCATCTCCGCTTCTGGGGGATGGACTTCCCGCCGGGCATCGCCGTCCTCGCCGAGACGACGCGCGCGCTGCTCGGCGACACCGACGGCGCGCTGCGCGCGGGGCCCGCGCTCGCCCACGCGGCGCTCGTGCTGCTGGCCGGGCTGCTCGCGTCCGCGCTGCGTGGCGGCCGCGGCGCGCAGCTGCTGGCCGCCGTCGCGGTGCTGGCGTCGCCGCTCTTCCTGCGCGCGGGCCATCTGTTCCAGCCGCTCGTCTTCGACCAGCTGTGGTGGACGCTCGCGCTGCTGGCGCTCGTGCACATCGGGCGCGCGGCCAGCGAGGGCGTGGACCCCGCCCGCCCGTCGAGCGACGCATCGTGGACGACGCCCGGGGGACGGCGGCGGCGCCTGGCGTGGAGCGCGCGCTCCGGCCAGTGGCTCTCGCACGCCACCGCCAGCCCGTGGATGCTGCTCGGCCTCGCGGGCGGCCTCGGGCTGCTGACGAAGTTCAGCATCCTCTTCCTCGGCGCGGCGGTGGCGGCGGCGCTCGTCGTCGGGCCGCTGCGCCGGTCGCTGCTCACGGTGCGGCCGTGGCTCGCGCTCGCGGTCGCGCTGCTCGTGGGCGCGCCGAGCATCGTCGGACAGCTGCGACTGGGCTGGCCCGTGCTGGGGCAGATGCGCGAGCTGCGTGGCACGCAGCTGGTGCACGTCGGCGCGCTGGACTTCCTGGGCGGCCAGCTGCTGCTCGGCCCCGCGGTGCTGCTCGCGGTGCTCGGCGTGTGGACGCTGCTCGCGGCGCGGTGGACGCGCGGCGCGCGCACGGCGGGGCTGGCCTGCGCGTTCGCGTTCGCGCTGCTGCTCGCGCTGCGCGGCAAGGCGTACTACGTCGCCCCGGTCTACCCGCTGCTGTTCGCGGCCGGCGCGGTGGCGCTGGAGCAGGGCACGCGCGGCTGGCGTCTGCGCCGCAGCGGCGCCGCGCCGCGCCTCCGGATCGCCGGCGCGCTGATCGTCGCGTACGGGCTCGTGACGCTGCCGGTCGCGCTGCCGATGCTGCCGCCCGCCGCGACCGCGCGCTGGGCCGCCACGCTCGGCGTCGACGCCGCCACGCGCACCAACACCGGCCAGTCGCTCGCGCTGCCGCAGGACTTCGCGGACATGCTCGGCTGGCCCGAGCTCGCGGCGACGGTGGCCGAGGCGTACGCCGCGCTTCCGGACAGCGCGCGCGCCGACGTCGCGGTGCTGGCGGGGAACTACGGGCAGGCGGGCGCGCTCGAATTCTACGGCCCGCGCGTCGGCCTGCCGCCGGTCGTCAGCCCGGCGGGCTCGTACTGGTTCTTCGGCCCGGGCGACCGCGTCGCCGACCCGGTGCTCACCGTCGGCGTCCCCGAGGCCGCGCTGCGCGGCCGCTGCACGCGCGTCGTCCCGCTGGGCGTCGTGCGCCACGCCGACACGAGATGGCTGGTGCCGGAGGAACGTGACGTGCCGCTGTTCCTGTGCGAGGGGCCGAATCCGTCGCTGCGCGCCAGCTGGCGCACACTCAAGAGCGAGTGA
- a CDS encoding phospholipase D-like domain-containing protein: MFKRVAGRLALWGLLLALALLALIGVLSVTRGTPVEYVIARGDPAGPPAPADTLFVRTVELYAGTSLHPGNRVQVLENGDGTYPLLWRDLRTCQRAVTVQMYFAQPGAIADTMAQVLTECARKKARVLLLLDGFGAQTLAEKWVEKLKAAGVEIAWLRQLRWYTLHKAAERSHARVVVVDGRVGYTGGFGLADYWLGAGRKPDEWRETNVRFEGPAVAQLQAAFGSTWAEATGELLTGDAFFPPVSFKPVADGDSVSPVGVQRPVLRSGPGRAASAERPPPADAPVVARAVAEGTVRAGLLHAVPSTGSTQAERFLALTIAGARRTLYITNAYFVPDDDFRRLLAAAAKRGVDVRIMTTGPRTDVQTTRFAGRFRYEELLRAGVKVYEYQPANMHAKTMSVDGVWGSVGSMNFDNRSLAFNDETTLLVHDSAVVAGMDRMFLEDLRHSREMTVAEMAKRPWWIKARDGGAATLQRVL; the protein is encoded by the coding sequence GTGTTCAAACGCGTGGCGGGACGACTGGCCCTCTGGGGGCTCTTGCTGGCGCTGGCCCTGCTGGCGCTGATCGGCGTCCTGTCGGTCACGCGCGGCACGCCGGTGGAGTACGTGATCGCGCGCGGCGACCCGGCGGGGCCGCCGGCGCCCGCGGACACGCTGTTCGTGCGCACCGTCGAGCTGTACGCGGGCACGTCGCTCCACCCGGGCAATCGCGTGCAGGTGCTGGAGAACGGCGACGGGACGTACCCGCTGCTGTGGCGCGACCTGCGCACCTGCCAGCGCGCCGTGACGGTGCAGATGTACTTCGCGCAGCCGGGCGCGATCGCCGACACGATGGCGCAGGTGCTGACCGAGTGCGCGCGGAAGAAGGCGCGCGTGCTGCTGCTGCTGGACGGCTTCGGCGCGCAGACGCTGGCCGAGAAGTGGGTCGAGAAGCTGAAGGCGGCGGGCGTCGAGATCGCGTGGCTGCGGCAGCTGCGCTGGTACACGCTGCACAAGGCGGCCGAGCGCTCGCACGCGCGCGTGGTGGTGGTGGACGGGCGCGTGGGCTACACGGGCGGCTTCGGGCTCGCGGACTACTGGCTGGGCGCGGGGCGCAAGCCGGACGAGTGGCGCGAGACGAACGTCCGCTTCGAGGGGCCGGCGGTGGCGCAGCTGCAGGCGGCGTTCGGGTCGACGTGGGCGGAGGCGACGGGCGAGCTGCTGACGGGCGACGCGTTCTTCCCGCCGGTGTCGTTCAAGCCGGTGGCGGACGGCGACTCGGTGAGCCCGGTGGGCGTGCAGCGTCCGGTGCTGCGCTCGGGGCCGGGCCGGGCGGCGTCGGCGGAGCGGCCGCCGCCGGCGGATGCGCCGGTCGTCGCGCGCGCGGTCGCGGAGGGCACGGTGCGCGCGGGCCTGCTGCACGCGGTGCCGTCGACGGGGAGTACGCAGGCGGAGCGCTTCCTCGCGCTGACGATCGCGGGCGCGCGGCGCACGCTCTACATCACGAACGCGTACTTCGTCCCGGACGACGACTTCCGCCGGCTGCTGGCGGCGGCCGCGAAGCGCGGCGTGGACGTGCGCATCATGACGACGGGCCCCCGCACCGACGTGCAGACGACGCGCTTCGCGGGCCGCTTCCGCTACGAGGAGCTGCTGCGCGCGGGCGTGAAGGTGTACGAGTACCAGCCGGCGAACATGCACGCCAAGACGATGAGCGTCGACGGCGTGTGGGGGAGCGTGGGGTCGATGAACTTCGACAACCGCTCGCTCGCCTTCAACGACGAGACGACGCTGCTGGTGCACGACTCGGCCGTCGTGGCGGGCATGGACCGCATGTTCCTCGAGGACCTGCGGCACTCGCGCGAGATGACCGTGGCGGAGATGGCGAAGCGGCCGTGGTGGATCAAGGCGCGCGATGGCGGTGCCGCCACCCTCCAGCGAGTCCTTTAA
- a CDS encoding SDR family oxidoreductase, whose translation MKDGAQALTDRVALVTGAGSGIGAAAAERLAAAGARVALVGRTASELEAVARRIGDAGGTARVEVADVADAAAMQRATDATAGEWGRLDVVFANAGVNGVWAPIEELAPEEFESTLRTNLLGTFLTIKYATPHLKRQGGSVIVCASINGTRVFSNTGATAYSASKAAQVAMTKMLALELAKHRVRVNVVCPGAIETNIDENTEKRDVEREEEPVEFPEGEIPLTDGKPGRAGQVADLVLFLASDASSHVTGTEVWIDGGQSLLIG comes from the coding sequence ATGAAGGATGGCGCACAGGCGCTGACGGACCGCGTGGCGCTCGTGACCGGTGCCGGCTCCGGCATCGGCGCCGCGGCGGCCGAGCGACTCGCGGCGGCGGGCGCGCGCGTCGCGCTGGTGGGACGCACGGCGTCCGAGCTCGAGGCCGTCGCCAGGCGCATCGGCGACGCCGGCGGCACCGCGCGCGTGGAGGTCGCCGACGTCGCCGACGCGGCCGCGATGCAGCGCGCCACCGACGCCACGGCGGGCGAGTGGGGGCGGCTCGACGTCGTCTTCGCGAACGCGGGCGTGAACGGCGTCTGGGCGCCCATCGAGGAGCTGGCGCCCGAGGAGTTCGAGTCGACGCTGCGCACCAACCTCCTCGGCACCTTCCTCACCATCAAGTACGCGACGCCGCACCTCAAGCGGCAGGGCGGCAGCGTGATCGTGTGCGCGAGCATCAACGGCACGCGCGTCTTCAGCAACACCGGCGCGACGGCCTACTCGGCCTCCAAGGCGGCGCAGGTGGCGATGACGAAGATGCTGGCGCTGGAGCTGGCCAAGCATCGCGTGCGCGTGAACGTCGTCTGCCCCGGCGCGATCGAGACGAACATCGACGAGAACACCGAGAAGCGCGACGTCGAGCGCGAGGAGGAGCCCGTCGAGTTCCCCGAGGGCGAGATCCCGCTCACCGACGGCAAGCCCGGACGCGCCGGGCAGGTCGCGGACCTGGTGCTGTTCCTGGCGTCGGATGCCTCCAGCCATGTCACCGGGACGGAAGTCTGGATCGATGGCGGGCAGAGTCTGTTGATCGGGTGA
- a CDS encoding MerR family transcriptional regulator, which translates to MAESPVQLLRLHARHAPFNARGLAAHATALADAAGIRPTNASARAAPSARAVRFYVASGLLDRPEGTGTSATYNYRHLLQLLAIKIRQREGQTLEAIKKEMREVTGDALERRVATSLAPALVTNGAGIQPREDDGPATWRRVAVADGIELHVRDDSPAAREEALLAMREAVRAALGRPELR; encoded by the coding sequence ATGGCCGAGTCTCCCGTCCAGCTGCTCCGACTCCACGCGCGCCACGCGCCGTTCAACGCCCGCGGGCTCGCCGCGCACGCGACGGCGCTCGCCGACGCGGCCGGCATCCGTCCCACCAACGCCTCCGCGCGCGCGGCGCCGAGCGCGCGCGCGGTGCGGTTCTACGTCGCGTCGGGGCTGCTGGATCGTCCCGAGGGCACGGGCACCTCCGCGACGTACAACTATCGCCACCTGCTGCAGCTGCTCGCGATCAAGATCCGCCAGCGCGAGGGGCAGACGCTGGAGGCGATCAAGAAGGAGATGCGCGAGGTCACGGGCGACGCGCTGGAGCGCCGCGTGGCGACGTCGCTGGCGCCGGCGCTGGTGACCAACGGCGCGGGCATCCAGCCGCGCGAGGACGACGGGCCGGCCACCTGGCGGCGCGTCGCCGTCGCGGACGGGATCGAGCTGCACGTGCGCGACGACTCGCCCGCGGCGCGCGAGGAGGCGCTGCTCGCGATGCGCGAGGCGGTGCGCGCGGCGCTCGGGCGGCCGGAGCTGCGCTGA
- a CDS encoding phosphatase PAP2 family protein, protein MRAASERARRWVGLAALALLSCDRHVEPTEVLPPLQAPSVDAAAGAWRMFVLDAPDQVAVAAPAAATSDAFRAEVAAVKAAQAAMTDAQRANVAHWSGGGVLRWNQVMRELVARYNLPPVPRPDGSYPVPDAENPFADPQFPFANPPYAARAYAYVSVAQYEALKAAWHWKFRYGRPSPAKVDAGVTTLVPPGDLPAYPSEDAVLAGVTAEVLKLLFPGSVEEITRHAATQREAALLSGRATASDVTAGLALGRSVAALVIARARADGMGTAGGTPALWQGMASAAVARGEVAWVSQESPARPPMLPNFGNTRAWTFTAAELAATSPGPPPSTSSERMREDLAEVKRVAAHLTREQQAIAMKWNDGAGTYTPPGHWNDIAAEHVRDARLSEVRAARVFALLNMAMHDAAVGCWSVKFQYYNPRPSQLDPTIKTMIGLPNFPAYPSGHSTFSAAAAAVLGHFFPASATELAAMADEAGISRLYGAIHYRSDVEGGKLHGRRIGDHVVTLARADGGG, encoded by the coding sequence ATGCGCGCCGCTTCTGAGCGTGCGCGGCGCTGGGTCGGGCTGGCCGCGCTCGCGCTGCTCTCCTGCGACCGCCACGTCGAGCCGACCGAGGTCCTTCCCCCGCTGCAGGCCCCGAGCGTCGACGCCGCCGCCGGCGCGTGGCGCATGTTCGTGCTCGACGCGCCCGACCAGGTCGCGGTCGCCGCGCCCGCCGCGGCCACCAGCGACGCGTTCCGCGCCGAAGTGGCCGCGGTCAAGGCCGCGCAGGCGGCGATGACCGACGCGCAGCGCGCCAACGTCGCGCACTGGAGCGGCGGCGGCGTGCTGCGGTGGAACCAGGTGATGCGCGAGCTGGTCGCGCGCTACAACCTGCCGCCTGTCCCGCGCCCCGACGGCAGCTACCCCGTCCCCGACGCCGAGAACCCGTTCGCCGACCCGCAGTTCCCGTTCGCCAACCCGCCGTACGCGGCGCGCGCGTACGCCTACGTCAGCGTGGCGCAGTACGAGGCGCTGAAGGCGGCGTGGCACTGGAAGTTCCGCTACGGTCGACCGTCGCCCGCGAAGGTCGACGCGGGCGTGACGACGCTCGTGCCGCCGGGCGACCTGCCGGCCTACCCGTCGGAGGACGCGGTGCTCGCGGGCGTGACCGCGGAGGTGCTGAAGCTCCTCTTCCCCGGATCGGTGGAGGAGATCACGCGGCACGCCGCGACGCAGCGCGAGGCGGCGCTCCTCTCCGGCCGCGCGACGGCGAGCGACGTCACCGCGGGGCTCGCCCTCGGCCGCTCGGTGGCGGCGCTGGTGATCGCGCGCGCGCGCGCCGACGGCATGGGCACCGCGGGCGGCACGCCGGCGCTGTGGCAGGGGATGGCCAGCGCGGCGGTCGCGCGCGGCGAGGTGGCGTGGGTCAGCCAGGAGTCGCCGGCGCGCCCGCCGATGCTGCCGAACTTCGGCAACACGCGGGCGTGGACGTTCACCGCCGCGGAGCTCGCGGCCACCTCGCCCGGGCCGCCGCCGTCGACGTCGTCGGAGCGGATGCGCGAGGACCTCGCGGAGGTGAAGCGCGTGGCCGCGCACCTGACGCGCGAGCAGCAGGCGATCGCGATGAAGTGGAACGACGGCGCCGGCACGTACACGCCGCCCGGGCACTGGAACGACATCGCGGCCGAGCACGTGCGCGACGCGCGGCTGAGCGAGGTGCGGGCGGCGCGCGTGTTCGCGCTGCTGAACATGGCGATGCACGACGCCGCGGTCGGCTGCTGGAGCGTGAAGTTCCAGTACTACAACCCGCGCCCCTCGCAGCTCGACCCGACCATCAAGACGATGATCGGGCTGCCGAACTTCCCGGCCTACCCGTCGGGCCACTCGACCTTCTCGGCGGCGGCGGCGGCGGTGCTGGGCCACTTCTTCCCGGCGTCGGCGACCGAGTTGGCGGCGATGGCCGACGAGGCCGGGATCTCGCGCCTCTACGGCGCGATCCACTACCGCAGCGACGTCGAGGGCGGGAAGCTGCACGGCCGCCGCATCGGCGACCACGTGGTCACGCTGGCGCGCGCGGACGGGGGCGGCTGA
- a CDS encoding alpha/beta fold hydrolase, whose amino-acid sequence MRWRTVALSGGAALGVAALFNAVAETGVTPLANPLGGETGTWHWRGHRIAWTRRGDGPAVLLVHALHDSAWSHEWRHVVAPLATDHTVWTLDLPGFGRSARPAARYSAALYVALLDEFARTVIGAPCALVGSALGGAYTVALAARDARRFPALVLACPAGVTHLASAPTAASDAARTLLESPVVGTAAFNARVTRASLRHALTRAYADPSRVTPALLDAHHATAHQPGARFAPAAFVGGALNLNVRDALRRLEQPVLLTWGRRARDLPPTERDAYRTLLPDAEVATFASGSLPHDECADEWVAVVRDFLMRAGAVGGAHQVR is encoded by the coding sequence ATGCGGTGGCGAACGGTCGCGCTCTCCGGTGGTGCAGCACTCGGCGTCGCGGCGCTGTTCAACGCGGTCGCGGAGACCGGCGTCACCCCCCTCGCCAACCCGCTGGGCGGCGAGACGGGGACGTGGCACTGGCGCGGCCACCGCATCGCCTGGACGCGCCGCGGCGACGGCCCCGCGGTGCTGCTGGTGCACGCCCTCCACGACTCGGCCTGGAGCCACGAGTGGCGGCACGTCGTCGCGCCCCTCGCCACCGACCACACCGTCTGGACGCTCGACCTCCCCGGCTTCGGCCGCTCCGCTCGGCCCGCCGCACGGTACTCCGCCGCCCTCTACGTCGCGCTGCTCGACGAGTTCGCGCGCACCGTGATCGGCGCGCCCTGCGCGCTCGTCGGCAGCGCGCTGGGTGGCGCGTACACCGTGGCGCTGGCCGCGCGTGACGCCCGGCGCTTCCCCGCCCTCGTGCTCGCGTGCCCCGCGGGCGTCACGCACCTCGCGTCGGCACCCACGGCCGCCAGCGACGCCGCACGCACGCTGCTCGAGAGCCCCGTCGTCGGCACGGCGGCGTTCAACGCCCGCGTCACCCGCGCCAGCCTGCGCCACGCCCTGACGCGGGCCTACGCCGACCCGTCGCGCGTCACGCCCGCGCTGCTCGATGCGCACCACGCCACCGCGCACCAGCCGGGCGCGCGCTTCGCGCCGGCGGCCTTCGTCGGCGGCGCGCTCAACCTCAACGTCCGCGACGCGCTGCGGCGGCTGGAGCAGCCCGTGCTGCTGACGTGGGGGCGCCGCGCCCGCGACCTCCCACCCACGGAGCGGGACGCCTACCGCACGCTGCTGCCGGATGCCGAGGTCGCGACGTTCGCGTCCGGCAGCCTCCCGCACGACGAGTGCGCGGACGAATGGGTGGCCGTAGTGCGCGACTTCCTGATGCGCGCTGGGGCAGTCGGAGGGGCGCACCAGGTGCGCTGA